The genomic DNA TGCTACCGACTCCGCGCGCCGAGGCCCTGATCGGCACGGCCAGACAGGCCCTGGAGATGCTGCGTCGCCTGGCGGAGCTTCGCCCGGAGTTCGATCCGGCGACTGCAAAGCGCCGCTTCGTCATCTGCATGACGGATGCGAGCCACATCACGCTGCTGCCCGCCATTCTCGGCTACGTCCGCCGAGTTGCGCCGGGCATCCGCATCGAGGCGGCGCAGATCGGCGGCGATACTCCGCGGATGCTGCAGTCTGGCGAGGCCGATCTGGCGCTCGGCTACATCTCGGACCTCGATGCCGGGCACTTCCAACAGGTGCTGTTTCCGCAGGATTGGGTCTGCCTGGCGAACGCAAACCATGCCCGGATCCGCGACCGCATCACCGCAAGGGATTTCAGGCGTGAGGCCCACGTCCTCATTCGCTCCGGCACTGGACATCTCTTGCTCGGGGACGCGCTACGGGAGCAGCGCATGGTCCTTGACGTTGCGCTCGAACTCCCGGGCTTTCTGGGGTTGCCCGCAATCGTCGGGACAACTGACCTGATCGCCACCCTTCCAAGACACATTGGCGAGACGTTGGCTCATTATTACGGACTGCGCGTGCTCGATTGCCCGCTGGCGATCGCCGGCTTTACGGTGAAGCAATATTG from Bradyrhizobium sp. CCBAU 53351 includes the following:
- a CDS encoding LysR family transcriptional regulator, with amino-acid sequence MKHRDPSKTSLLEPRLLRLFDALFSTGSVTKAAEKLGQSQPTISIGLARLRKELDDPLFIRSAEGMLPTPRAEALIGTARQALEMLRRLAELRPEFDPATAKRRFVICMTDASHITLLPAILGYVRRVAPGIRIEAAQIGGDTPRMLQSGEADLALGYISDLDAGHFQQVLFPQDWVCLANANHARIRDRITARDFRREAHVLIRSGTGHLLLGDALREQRMVLDVALELPGFLGLPAIVGTTDLIATLPRHIGETLAHYYGLRVLDCPLAIAGFTVKQYWHARFHHDPANQWLRDVCGELFQQQEVRGLYRSGRPKKRRPRDLTS